The Tumebacillus sp. BK434 region CGTGCCGACCAGATCGAACAGCCCCATCAAGGCCAGCAGCCCGGCGGCGGTGACGACCGGAATCCCGTGCTCGATGCAGGCCGGGATCAGATGCGTGCCGATCAGCCCGTTCGTGGAGAATCCGCAGAAGAAAAACGTGCCGGCCAATAGCCAAAACGCGCCGGAGCGCGACGCTTCTCGCAGCGCCAAGAGCGGCTGCAAGAGCAGATTCCCTTTTGGCTTGACCGGCTCCGGCTCTTCCTCAGCGGCGCCGTAGGGCAGCAGACCGATATCTTGGGGCCGTTCGCGCATCAGGAAGGCGACCAGCGGAATCAGCAAAAGCGCTGCCAGTGCAGCCGTCCACGCTGTGGCGCGCCACGAAGCGCTTTCTGAGAGCTGCGCCAACAGGGGCAGGAACAACAGCTGTCCGGTCGCCGCACTCGCCGTCAGCAGGCCGACGACCAGCCCGCGATGCTCGACAAACCAGCGGTTGGCGACCATCGCGCCGAGCACGCTGGCCATCGACCCGGTGCCGAGTCCGACGACCACGCCCCACAGGAGATTGAGCTGCCAGGCGGACGTCATCACCGTGGTCAGCGCAATACCTGTCGCCAGCAGCGACAAGGCGATGATCATCATCCGTTTGATCCCGTAGCGGTCCATGAAGGCGGCAACGAACGGCCCGGTCAGTCCGTACAGCACCAGATTGATCGACAGGGCGACCGACACCACGTCGCGGCTCCAGCCGAACTCCGCTTCCAGCGGCACCATCAGGATGCCCGGCGTGGAGCGGATGCCGGCCGTGACCAAGAGCGCCAAAAAAGTGACGCCGACAACGATCCAGCCGTAGTGCAGTTTCTTCTTCAAGATGATTCCTCCGTTTCGATGAGTCCGATGTTGCTGTTTTCTATTCTACTCGCGTTATATAATCAGTGCATACGAACGTTTCGATTCAAACCATCGAAAAAACTGAAGGGAGGAATAGGGATGGATCTGAAACAGCTGGTGACATTTCGCACCGCGGCAACCGAGTTGAGTTTTACCCGCACGGCAGAAGCGCTGAATTATGCGCAGTCCAGCGTGACGGTGCAGATCCAGGCATTGGAGGAGGAGTTTGGTCTGCCGATGTTTGAGCGGCGCGGCAAAAAGGTGACGCTGACCGAGCCGGGGGAGCGGTTGCTCCTCTATGCCGAGAAGATCCTGAGCCTCGCCGAAGAAGCGAAAGCGGTCGTGTCGCAAGGGCAGGAACCGTCGGGGACGCTTCGGATCGGCACGCTGGAAAGCTTGTGCGCCTATCGCCTGCCGCCAGTGCTGCGCTGTCTGCATCAACAGTTCCCAAAAGTGGAGCTGGTGTTCCGGCCGGGGTTCCATGCCGATTTGCAGAGCGTGCTGGCGCAGGAACTCGATGCGGCCGTCGTGTTGGAGCTGCCGATCGAGTCGCCGCACTTGGTGA contains the following coding sequences:
- a CDS encoding MFS transporter codes for the protein MKKKLHYGWIVVGVTFLALLVTAGIRSTPGILMVPLEAEFGWSRDVVSVALSINLVLYGLTGPFVAAFMDRYGIKRMMIIALSLLATGIALTTVMTSAWQLNLLWGVVVGLGTGSMASVLGAMVANRWFVEHRGLVVGLLTASAATGQLLFLPLLAQLSESASWRATAWTAALAALLLIPLVAFLMRERPQDIGLLPYGAAEEEPEPVKPKGNLLLQPLLALREASRSGAFWLLAGTFFFCGFSTNGLIGTHLIPACIEHGIPVVTAAGLLALMGLFDLVGTTISGWLSDRWDNRWLLFWYYGLRGLSLVFLPLALKAGGMWLFLFVVFYGLDWIATVPPTVRLTADIFGKERVGMIYGWIAAAHQLGAAAAAYEAGLLHTWFHGYTLPFVLSGIVCVFAAVMALRIRKPHMTRGRSI
- a CDS encoding LysR family transcriptional regulator; translated protein: MDLKQLVTFRTAATELSFTRTAEALNYAQSSVTVQIQALEEEFGLPMFERRGKKVTLTEPGERLLLYAEKILSLAEEAKAVVSQGQEPSGTLRIGTLESLCAYRLPPVLRCLHQQFPKVELVFRPGFHADLQSVLAQELDAAVVLELPIESPHLVSEVLQAEQILILAAPDHPLAQQDLVRPADFEQESLLLTETDCRYRQLFEQALGKAGVHPLRKTEFSSVEAIKQCAIGGLGIAVLPEMSVAADIEQGRLQPLEFDGPEIVLYTQLVRHKDKWLSPALQAFWQLARETL